The Micromonospora sp. Llam0 genome includes a window with the following:
- a CDS encoding helix-turn-helix transcriptional regulator, with protein MQGVGTAETTTPAISPLAGEPIKRADAERLAGVLKAFADPARLRLLSLIQSAPEGEASVSDLTTPLGLSQPTVSHHLRILTEAGLLEREKRGVWAYYRLVPSAIAAIAELLTPPRKRATKKTR; from the coding sequence ATGCAAGGCGTGGGAACTGCGGAAACTACAACGCCTGCCATCTCGCCCCTTGCCGGCGAGCCGATCAAGCGGGCCGATGCTGAGCGGCTCGCGGGAGTGCTGAAGGCATTCGCCGACCCGGCCCGGCTGCGTCTGCTCAGCCTGATCCAGTCGGCCCCGGAGGGCGAGGCGTCCGTGAGTGACCTCACCACGCCGCTCGGGCTATCTCAACCGACGGTGAGTCACCACCTTCGCATCCTCACCGAGGCCGGCCTGCTCGAGCGTGAGAAGCGCGGCGTCTGGGCGTACTACCGCCTGGTGCCGTCCGCGATCGCCGCGATCGCCGAGTTGTTGACGCCGCCCCGCAAGCGGGCGACGAAGAAAACCCGCTGA
- a CDS encoding HNH endonuclease — protein MAVFLAVGPGGRVKVPVAISERTLKIVWSEAGGKCSLCRVLVLTPGTEADDPSVFGELAHIVAKSPGGPRAGGLDPDKLDLHDNLMLLCNKHHKQVDDQPNHFTVEKLRRLKRALRS, from the coding sequence GTGGCGGTGTTCCTGGCGGTCGGGCCAGGCGGCAGAGTGAAGGTCCCTGTGGCGATATCCGAGAGAACGCTGAAAATCGTCTGGTCCGAGGCTGGCGGGAAGTGTTCACTCTGCAGAGTGCTTGTGCTCACACCCGGAACCGAGGCCGATGATCCATCGGTCTTCGGCGAACTGGCGCACATCGTCGCCAAGAGCCCCGGTGGTCCCCGAGCTGGCGGCCTGGACCCGGACAAGCTTGACCTCCACGACAACCTGATGTTGCTGTGCAACAAGCACCACAAGCAGGTGGACGACCAGCCGAACCACTTCACTGTGGAGAAGCTGCGCCGGCTCAAACGGGCTCTTCGAAGTTAA
- a CDS encoding ISL3 family transposase, giving the protein MVNDTTRLLGLDGLVVDRVRLDPDGVPVVALSTADEQAQCCPDCGVRARRVKDWVTTRPRDLPVAGRATRLRWRKRRWHCDHGGCRRRTFTEQVAQVPARHRVTARLRQAAAAAVADGARTVVQSARDHDLSWPVVAAAFTAHAGVVLPDEPEPVEVLGIDETRRGRPKWVFDQVSQAWQSSVDRWHVGMCDLSGGQGLLGQVEGRTAQVVIDWLGHRSQTWRDQVRYVAIDMCTIFKSAVREALPHAILVVDHFHVVQLAHQALNEVRRRVTVQVRGRRGRAGDREWDLRNRLTRSARRMRAERVDKLCDEIAGLPAGISVPVLAAWNAKEDLLDLLALARTHPDRENVARLLHRFYQRCADSGLPELARLATTIEIWWPQILAFLHTGITNAGSEGTNRVIKTVARDAYGFRNPINQRLRTRCATTRKSRGHLNPA; this is encoded by the coding sequence ATGGTCAACGATACGACCCGGCTGCTGGGCCTGGACGGCCTGGTGGTGGATCGGGTCAGGTTGGACCCCGACGGTGTCCCGGTGGTTGCTCTGTCTACCGCCGATGAGCAGGCACAATGCTGCCCGGACTGCGGTGTGCGGGCCCGGCGGGTCAAGGACTGGGTGACGACCCGGCCGAGGGACCTGCCCGTGGCGGGCCGTGCGACGCGGCTACGGTGGCGTAAACGCCGCTGGCATTGCGACCACGGCGGATGCCGACGCCGGACGTTCACCGAGCAGGTGGCGCAGGTCCCAGCCCGGCATCGGGTGACCGCCCGGTTGCGGCAGGCCGCCGCGGCGGCGGTCGCCGACGGCGCCCGCACGGTCGTACAGTCCGCCCGTGACCATGACCTGTCCTGGCCGGTGGTCGCGGCGGCGTTCACCGCCCACGCGGGCGTGGTGCTGCCCGACGAACCGGAACCGGTGGAGGTCCTCGGGATCGACGAGACCCGCCGGGGCCGGCCGAAGTGGGTCTTCGACCAGGTCAGCCAGGCGTGGCAGAGCAGTGTGGACCGGTGGCACGTCGGGATGTGTGACCTGTCCGGCGGTCAGGGACTACTGGGCCAGGTCGAGGGCCGCACCGCCCAGGTGGTCATCGACTGGCTCGGCCACCGCAGCCAGACGTGGCGCGATCAGGTCCGGTACGTCGCGATCGACATGTGCACGATCTTCAAGTCCGCGGTCCGTGAGGCGCTGCCGCACGCGATCCTCGTCGTCGATCACTTCCACGTCGTGCAACTCGCCCACCAGGCCCTCAACGAGGTCCGCCGCCGGGTCACCGTGCAGGTCCGGGGCCGCCGGGGCCGCGCCGGTGACCGCGAATGGGACCTGCGTAACCGGCTGACCCGCTCCGCGAGGCGGATGCGCGCGGAACGCGTCGACAAGCTCTGCGACGAGATCGCCGGGCTACCCGCCGGCATCAGCGTGCCGGTCCTCGCCGCGTGGAACGCCAAGGAAGACCTCCTCGACCTGCTGGCCCTGGCCCGCACCCACCCGGACCGGGAAAACGTCGCTCGACTGCTGCACCGCTTCTACCAACGCTGCGCCGACAGCGGTCTACCCGAACTCGCCCGCCTCGCGACCACGATCGAGATCTGGTGGCCCCAGATCCTCGCGTTCCTGCACACCGGCATCACCAACGCCGGCTCCGAAGGCACCAACCGAGTCATCAAAACCGTCGCCCGCGACGCCTACGGCTTCCGCAACCCGATCAACCAACGCCTACGAACCCGCTGCGCGACCACCCGGAAAAGCCGCGGACACCTCAACCCCGCTTAA
- a CDS encoding transposase family protein: MYHTTGFTTDQIRDLCALIRTECQDLEVEPWPPILGLYRAVVVALTYLRRNRVQAEIAEAHSVSQATISRAITGVTPVLKRVLTGFVPTADELSPSVQYLVDGTLLPCWSWRTDRCLFSGKHKTTGMSVQVACTLDGALAWISDPVAGNRHDSYAINDAEVLVTLNPGDWIGDKGYVGNGMITPYKKPKGGELTEWQKEYNRQVNKIRWVVEQVIANLKTWRILHTDYRRPLGTFRETISCVIGLQFYRIACE, encoded by the coding sequence ATGTATCATACCACCGGCTTTACTACCGACCAGATCCGCGACCTCTGCGCGCTCATCCGCACCGAATGCCAGGACCTGGAAGTGGAACCCTGGCCGCCGATCCTCGGTCTCTACCGCGCGGTCGTCGTCGCGTTGACGTACCTGCGCCGAAACCGCGTCCAAGCGGAAATCGCCGAGGCGCACAGCGTCTCGCAGGCGACAATCTCCCGAGCGATCACCGGCGTCACTCCCGTACTTAAGCGCGTGCTCACAGGATTCGTGCCGACCGCCGACGAGCTCAGCCCCAGCGTCCAGTACCTCGTCGACGGCACGCTGCTCCCTTGCTGGTCATGGCGCACGGACCGCTGTCTGTTCTCCGGCAAACACAAGACCACGGGCATGAGCGTTCAGGTCGCATGCACTCTCGACGGTGCACTCGCCTGGATCTCCGACCCAGTCGCCGGCAACCGCCACGACTCGTACGCGATCAACGACGCCGAGGTCCTCGTCACCCTCAACCCTGGAGACTGGATCGGTGACAAGGGTTACGTCGGAAACGGCATGATCACCCCGTACAAAAAGCCCAAGGGCGGCGAACTCACGGAGTGGCAGAAGGAATACAACCGGCAGGTCAACAAGATCCGCTGGGTCGTCGAGCAGGTCATCGCGAATCTGAAGACCTGGCGGATCCTGCACACCGACTACCGCAGACCCCTCGGAACCTTCAGAGAAACTATCTCCTGTGTCATCGGTCTGCAGTTCTACAGGATCGCCTGTGAATAA
- a CDS encoding DUF4365 domain-containing protein, whose amino-acid sequence MISRRVNEMGFLYHDRRVDHGIDGEIELVADGNALNQVIMVQSKASNRPHTFETADSFQWTPRPEDLDYWLGGNAPVIVVLSRPNEDLAWWVDIRAEFSDPRRRAERTVTVNKHTQVFDKSAAPAMLRIGVPRDSGLFLPPPPKKELLTSNLLPVEAFPEHIFVAPAVVDDYGTAWEILRDTPGGAAAWILHDKMIISFGDLRSRPLRRLCDGGVERHDSAEWADSHDDDRLHRFGDLLRRTLVNDRRRDVQWHQDRHHLHFRASHDLAPRVVGRGNGRRGRTVFGPHYSKAEPERVSYYHHAALKPRFRRIDGQWLCQLGVDYCFTHDGWKESSFADGLLAGIKRLERHPSVLGWTRMWEGYLQGDLLTSGSLLTFGRLLTFEVDRGIDDDWWGPAPGTGADDDPTDDRADAGVDAALTRAGVDQDDLLSLLNEMTEAADTPTQPKNSRSPRRVTKRVPRPRGRDSRSSD is encoded by the coding sequence ATGATCAGCCGTCGCGTCAACGAGATGGGCTTCCTGTACCACGACCGGCGGGTGGACCACGGCATCGACGGGGAGATCGAGCTCGTCGCCGACGGCAACGCGCTCAACCAGGTCATCATGGTGCAGAGCAAGGCCAGCAACCGTCCCCACACCTTCGAGACGGCCGATAGCTTCCAGTGGACGCCGAGGCCAGAGGACCTCGACTACTGGCTCGGCGGCAACGCGCCGGTCATCGTGGTGCTGTCCCGCCCGAATGAGGACCTGGCCTGGTGGGTAGACATCCGGGCCGAGTTCAGCGACCCACGGCGACGCGCCGAACGGACGGTGACCGTCAACAAGCACACCCAGGTCTTCGACAAGTCCGCCGCCCCCGCGATGCTGCGCATCGGCGTGCCCCGCGACTCCGGCCTCTTCCTACCACCGCCGCCGAAGAAGGAACTGCTGACCTCGAACCTGCTGCCGGTCGAAGCCTTTCCGGAGCACATCTTCGTCGCGCCCGCGGTGGTGGACGACTACGGCACGGCCTGGGAGATTCTGCGAGACACGCCGGGCGGGGCCGCGGCCTGGATCCTGCACGACAAGATGATCATTAGCTTCGGCGACCTACGCAGCCGTCCTCTTCGTCGACTGTGTGATGGCGGGGTCGAGCGGCACGACAGCGCCGAGTGGGCCGACAGCCACGACGATGATCGTCTGCACCGTTTCGGTGACCTGCTGCGGAGGACACTCGTCAACGACCGCAGACGCGATGTGCAGTGGCACCAGGACCGCCATCACCTGCACTTCCGTGCCTCTCACGACCTGGCTCCCCGCGTGGTCGGGCGAGGTAACGGCAGGCGAGGTCGTACGGTGTTCGGGCCCCACTACTCGAAGGCCGAGCCGGAACGGGTGAGCTACTACCACCACGCCGCTCTCAAGCCGAGGTTTCGTCGGATCGACGGGCAGTGGCTCTGCCAGCTCGGCGTCGACTACTGCTTTACCCATGACGGGTGGAAGGAGTCGTCGTTCGCCGACGGGCTGCTCGCCGGCATCAAGCGGCTGGAGCGTCACCCATCGGTGCTCGGCTGGACCCGAATGTGGGAAGGCTACCTCCAGGGCGACCTCCTAACCTCCGGGTCTCTGCTCACCTTCGGCAGGCTGCTGACATTCGAGGTCGACCGTGGCATCGACGATGACTGGTGGGGGCCAGCTCCCGGTACTGGCGCCGACGACGATCCCACCGACGACCGTGCCGACGCGGGGGTGGACGCGGCGCTAACCCGGGCCGGGGTCGACCAGGACGACCTTCTCTCGCTGCTGAACGAGATGACCGAAGCCGCCGATACCCCTACCCAACCGAAGAACTCTCGCTCGCCCCGCCGAGTGACGAAGCGAGTGCCACGTCCCCGAGGCCGCGACAGCCGGAGCAGTGACTGA
- the ltrA gene encoding group II intron reverse transcriptase/maturase: MGGSRLRQRIFAASRDGDLKKVRNLQKLMLRSRSNAVVAVRRVTERNAGRKTAGVDRKVVVTGEQKADLADWIQHHARPWTPLPVKRVYVPKSNGRRRGLGIPVIADRALQAVTVNALEPEWEARFEPKSYGFRPGRGCHDAIVAIHTTSNRTDAKRLWVLDADLQAAFDRLDHDHIYRSLGGFPGRGLVRQWLKAGVAEDGRFTPTHDGAPQGGVISPLLMNVALHGMEAAAGVRYHVTGTRAGKTRDGCPAVVRYADDLIALCHSREQAEQVKAALAGWLAPRGLVFNEDKTRITHLTQGVDFLGFNIRRYPNGKLLTKPSNDAVRRIRRRLSTEVRALRGSNADAVIGKLNPIINGWCAYYRIGVSKRVFNALDAHAWKLVYKWARFTHANKPRRWVTARYFGLFNPSRRDRWVFGSRETGYYLRKFAWTPIVRHRMVAGTASPDDPALTDYWTQRHRRNRPPVDTIMQRLLRAQRGRCPICRDLLLHADHEPQSPREWEQWLTATRTAVRRHAVTAWGAGTPDERVATRLIHAHCHRRITGNGSNPALLPTRKPSGFA; this comes from the coding sequence ATCGGTGGATCGAGGCTACGGCAGCGGATCTTCGCGGCGTCGCGGGACGGGGACCTGAAGAAGGTCCGGAATTTGCAGAAGTTGATGCTCCGCTCGCGCAGCAACGCCGTGGTGGCGGTGCGGCGGGTGACGGAGCGCAATGCTGGCCGCAAGACGGCCGGGGTGGACCGGAAAGTCGTGGTGACCGGGGAGCAGAAGGCCGATTTGGCCGACTGGATCCAGCACCATGCGAGGCCGTGGACACCCTTGCCGGTCAAGCGCGTGTATGTGCCCAAGAGCAACGGCCGCCGTCGCGGCCTCGGGATTCCCGTGATCGCTGACCGCGCCCTGCAAGCGGTGACGGTCAATGCGCTGGAACCCGAGTGGGAGGCCCGGTTCGAGCCGAAGTCGTATGGCTTCCGGCCGGGTCGTGGCTGCCACGACGCCATCGTGGCGATCCACACGACGTCGAACCGCACCGACGCGAAACGGTTGTGGGTGCTCGACGCCGACCTGCAAGCGGCGTTCGACCGGCTCGATCACGATCACATCTACCGGTCGCTGGGCGGGTTCCCCGGCAGGGGCCTGGTCCGGCAGTGGCTGAAAGCCGGTGTGGCCGAGGACGGCCGGTTCACCCCCACCCACGACGGGGCGCCCCAGGGCGGGGTGATCAGTCCATTGCTCATGAACGTTGCTCTGCACGGCATGGAGGCCGCCGCCGGGGTCCGCTACCACGTCACCGGCACCCGTGCCGGGAAGACGAGGGACGGCTGCCCGGCGGTGGTCCGCTACGCTGATGATCTTATCGCTCTGTGTCACTCCCGTGAGCAGGCCGAACAGGTCAAAGCGGCACTGGCTGGATGGCTGGCGCCCAGAGGGCTGGTCTTCAACGAGGACAAGACCCGGATCACGCACCTCACGCAGGGCGTGGATTTCCTGGGCTTCAACATCCGCCGTTATCCCAACGGGAAGTTGCTGACCAAGCCGAGCAACGACGCGGTGCGACGGATCCGCAGGCGGCTGTCCACGGAGGTGCGGGCCCTGCGTGGGTCCAACGCCGACGCGGTGATCGGCAAGCTCAACCCGATCATCAACGGATGGTGCGCCTACTACCGGATCGGGGTGTCCAAACGCGTGTTCAACGCGCTGGACGCCCACGCGTGGAAGCTGGTCTATAAGTGGGCCAGATTCACCCACGCGAACAAGCCGAGACGCTGGGTGACCGCCCGGTACTTCGGCTTGTTCAACCCGTCCCGGCGTGACAGGTGGGTATTCGGGAGCCGGGAAACCGGCTACTACCTGCGCAAGTTCGCCTGGACACCGATCGTCCGGCACCGGATGGTCGCAGGGACGGCGTCACCCGACGACCCGGCCCTGACCGACTACTGGACCCAACGGCACCGCCGCAACCGGCCCCCGGTGGACACCATCATGCAACGGCTCCTGCGAGCCCAGCGTGGCCGGTGTCCGATCTGCCGGGACCTGCTGCTGCACGCCGACCACGAGCCGCAAAGCCCACGCGAGTGGGAGCAATGGCTCACCGCGACCCGCACAGCGGTCCGCCGACACGCGGTCACCGCCTGGGGAGCGGGAACACCGGACGAACGCGTCGCTACCCGTCTCATACACGCCCACTGCCACCGCCGGATCACCGGCAACGGCAGCAATCCAGCACTTCTGCCCACCCGCAAGCCTTCAGGGTTTGCTTGA